One segment of Purpureocillium takamizusanense chromosome 7, complete sequence DNA contains the following:
- a CDS encoding uncharacterized protein (EggNog:ENOG503NWW5~COG:E), which yields MASPQQIRTPITDLFKIKHPILLAGMNVAAGPKLAAAVTNAGGLGVIGGVGYTPDMLREQVAELKEYLDDKNAPFGVDLLLPQVGGSARKTNYDYTKGKLDELVDVVIESGAKLFVSAVGVPPKAVVDKLHAHGIVYMNMIGHVKHVKKCLELGVDIICAQGGEGGGHTGDIPTTVLIPAVVNEVKGHKSPVTGGPVQVIAAGGIHNGQLLAASLMMGAGAVWVGTRFILTDEAGAPKAHKDAVRTAGHDDNIRTIIFTGRPMRVRNNPYINDWETNRQQEMKELAAKGTIPYEADLDKLTGEGAEHKGVESNIAASESEDDDDSDDPFEQFRPYLMGKCAAVCNETKPAKAVVDEFVNDAVGWIKTGNKMIAKL from the exons ATGGCCTCTCCAC AGCAGATCCGCACGCCCATCACCGATCTTTTCAAGATCAAACACCCCATCCTCCTGGCTGGCATGaacgtggccgccggccccaagctggctgccgccgtcaccaacgccggcggcctcggtgtcatcggcggcgtcggctacACCCCCGACATGCTCCGCGAGCAGGTtgccgagctcaaggagtACCTCGATGACAAGAACGCTCCAttcggcgtcgacctgctgctACCCCAGGTCGGTGGCAGCGCTCGCAAGACCAA CTATGACTACACCAAgggcaagctcgacgagctcgtcgacgtcgttATCGAGTCTGGTGCCAAGCTCTTCGTCTCGGCCGTCGGTGTCCCCcccaaggccgtcgtcgacaagctgCACGCCCATGGCATCGTCTACATGAACATGATCGGCCACGTCAAGCACGTCAAGAAGTGTcttgagctcggcgtcgacatcatctgcgcccagggcggcgagggcggcggccacacCGGCGACATCCCCACCACTGTTCTCATCCCTGCCGTCGTAAACGAGGTCAAGGGCCACAAGTCCCCCGTCACCGGCGGCCCCGTCCaggtcatcgccgccggcggcatccacAACGGCCAGTTGCTGGCTGCCTCCCTCATgatgggcgctggcgccgtctGGGTCGGCACGCGCTTCATTCtcaccgacgaggccggTGCCCCCAAGGCCCACAAGGACGCCGTCCGcaccgccggccacgacgacaacatcCGCACAATCATCTTCACTGGCCGCCCCATGCGCGTCCGCAACAACCCTTACATCAACGACTGGGAGACCAACCGCCAGCAGGAGATGAAGGAGCTCGCTGCCAAGGGCACCATCCCCTacgaggccgacctcgacaagttaacgggcgagggcgccgagcacAAGGGCGTCGAGAGCAACATCGCCGCGTCCGAGTctgaggacgatgatgactcCGACGATCCTTTTGAGCAGTTCCGCCCCTACCTGATGGGCAAGTGCGCTGCCGTCTGCAACGAGACCAAGCCCGCAAaggcggtcgtcgacgaatttgtcaacgacgccgtcggctgGATCAAGACGGGCAACAAGATGATTGCCAAGTTGTAA